A genomic segment from Paenibacillus sp. FSL K6-1096 encodes:
- a CDS encoding DUF4180 domain-containing protein, with translation MNITTTEAGGTKIAVVSGNEAIVNDVQSALDLMMSVRYETDCDRIVIHKALLSEDFFELKTRLAGEILQKFINYQVKAAVVGDFSGYNSRSLRDFIYECNHGTDFFFVADEEEAAQKLSQV, from the coding sequence TTGAACATAACAACAACGGAAGCCGGCGGTACCAAAATTGCGGTCGTGAGCGGAAACGAGGCTATAGTGAACGATGTCCAGAGCGCGCTCGATCTGATGATGTCGGTCCGCTATGAAACGGACTGTGACCGCATAGTAATACATAAGGCGCTGCTAAGCGAGGATTTCTTCGAGCTTAAGACACGGCTGGCCGGCGAGATTCTGCAGAAGTTCATTAATTATCAGGTTAAGGCAGCGGTGGTCGGGGATTTCAGCGGCTATAACAGCCGCAGTCTGCGCGATTTCATCTATGAATGTAATCACGGGACGGATTTCTTTTTCGTGGCGGATGAGGAAGAGGCGGCTCAGAAGCTGAGCCAGGTATAG
- a CDS encoding amino acid permease, which produces MKSKPLTQSITFMQALALVVGMIIGSGIFLKPGIVLSDAGTPWMSILAWLAGGIITLASALSVAEIAAAIPQSGGLYTYLTELYGGVAGYLLGWVQAVISYPASVAALAIAFATYSGYFVPLNAWQQKLVAVGILAFILLMNVIATRFGGIIQTVATVGKLIPVAGIVGVGLFSGAAPGFSGISVSAAGAGFGAAVLGTLWAYDGWISVTNMAGEIKDPARTLPKVISIGVIFVIAVYVLFNLAVFKALPYEQIVSSETPGADAAEALFGNGGGAFITAGIIVSVLGALNGYLMTAARVPQAMGARGQIPCAKVLSRIHPRFQTPANALIFQSVLAVVYIFSGTFNTLTDLLVFVLWIFFTMGVFGVFILRVTTPPGQGRYRVPLYPLTPILGVAGGLYILVSTIISDPLRSLIGIGITLAGLPVYVIMMRKNRV; this is translated from the coding sequence ATGAAATCGAAACCGTTAACCCAAAGCATCACCTTTATGCAAGCCCTGGCCCTGGTGGTCGGGATGATTATCGGATCGGGGATTTTTTTGAAGCCTGGGATTGTGTTGAGCGATGCAGGAACCCCGTGGATGAGTATTCTGGCCTGGCTGGCGGGAGGGATCATTACGCTGGCTTCCGCGCTGAGTGTGGCGGAGATTGCAGCGGCCATTCCGCAGTCGGGGGGACTCTATACATATCTAACTGAGTTGTACGGCGGAGTGGCCGGATATCTGCTGGGCTGGGTGCAGGCCGTGATCTCGTACCCGGCTTCGGTGGCCGCGCTGGCGATTGCTTTTGCTACCTACTCGGGGTACTTCGTGCCGCTGAATGCCTGGCAGCAGAAGCTGGTGGCCGTGGGGATTCTGGCCTTCATCCTGCTGATGAATGTGATCGCCACGCGTTTCGGCGGCATCATTCAGACGGTAGCCACGGTCGGGAAGCTCATTCCGGTGGCGGGCATTGTGGGCGTGGGGCTGTTCTCGGGTGCCGCTCCCGGCTTCAGCGGAATCAGTGTATCTGCGGCGGGAGCGGGCTTCGGGGCAGCGGTGCTGGGCACCCTCTGGGCCTATGACGGCTGGATCAGCGTCACCAATATGGCAGGAGAGATCAAGGACCCGGCCCGGACGCTGCCGAAGGTGATTTCGATTGGCGTTATTTTTGTCATTGCCGTCTATGTATTGTTCAATCTGGCGGTATTTAAGGCGCTGCCTTACGAGCAGATTGTGTCGTCTGAGACACCGGGTGCAGATGCGGCGGAGGCGCTGTTCGGAAACGGCGGGGGTGCTTTCATTACGGCAGGGATTATCGTCTCCGTGCTGGGGGCGCTGAACGGTTACCTGATGACGGCAGCACGGGTGCCGCAGGCGATGGGAGCGCGCGGGCAGATTCCCTGCGCCAAGGTGCTCAGCCGCATTCATCCGAGGTTCCAGACACCGGCTAATGCGCTTATTTTTCAGAGTGTACTGGCGGTGGTCTACATCTTCTCGGGAACCTTCAATACGCTGACGGATCTGCTGGTGTTCGTGCTGTGGATCTTCTTCACGATGGGGGTGTTCGGTGTATTCATTCTGCGCGTCACCACGCCGCCCGGGCAAGGCCGCTACCGCGTGCCGCTCTATCCGCTCACTCCGATCCTTGGCGTCGCAGGAGGCCTGTACATTCTGGTCAGCACGATTATCAGTGACCCGTTGCGCTCGCTGATTGGGATTGGCATTACGCTTGCCGGGCTGCCTGTGTACGTGATTATGATGCGGAAGAATAGGGTGTAG
- a CDS encoding VOC family protein: MKLKMNWITLRVRDLEASLDFYHRILGLPVERRFESRGKQIVMLGEEGLPKLELIQGSDPALKPECGVSIGFEVGSLDEAIDELAKEGIPVARGPIAPNPSIRFFYILDPDGFEVQLAEHM, from the coding sequence ATGAAGCTTAAGATGAATTGGATCACACTCAGGGTGCGCGATCTGGAGGCCTCCCTCGATTTCTACCACCGGATTCTGGGACTTCCAGTGGAGCGCAGGTTCGAGAGCAGAGGGAAACAAATTGTCATGCTGGGCGAAGAGGGGCTGCCGAAGCTTGAGCTGATCCAGGGCAGCGACCCGGCGCTGAAACCGGAATGCGGGGTGTCTATCGGTTTCGAGGTCGGGTCACTGGATGAAGCAATAGACGAGTTGGCCAAGGAGGGAATCCCGGTCGCCCGCGGCCCCATCGCTCCAAATCCCAGCATACGCTTCTTCTATATCCTTGACCCGGACGGCTTCGAGGTGCAGCTTGCGGAGCATATGTAG
- a CDS encoding serine hydrolase domain-containing protein, with product MLYTPGKTDCSPAEVQYDASRIDVLHNHLQQLIDEHKIQAAAFCVSRYGKTFMHGAIGPRSYRNDPADPLLPTTVHQIASITKSITSVAIAKLVEDGVLRLDLPVGMFLKPFDVEPFSKIDIYSLLTHTSGLFPDCASDLIPYHKSYWERVGEYFEQYKPEDGEPDWITAALSCGIDNPVGQEWQYCSFGFCILGEIIKKVTGMTAEQYIEEQILKPLGMNDTMWEPTPELAKRFILRSERKEKHWNNVIHGTVPEPPPAEKLWENVSSTGGGLSSTPADLIRFANMLLGMGTLDGTRILGRKAVEKLTTRTLYGVPDYCWGNNTKDRSYGIGLDMRQGPAFFYSQGSYFHEGAGACCMVMDPAEQLAAVWFVPFADDNWHAEALFNVTNIIWSGLS from the coding sequence ATGCTCTACACTCCTGGCAAGACCGACTGCTCACCGGCAGAGGTCCAATACGACGCTTCAAGAATCGATGTGCTGCATAACCACCTTCAACAGCTAATCGACGAGCACAAAATTCAGGCCGCCGCCTTCTGCGTATCCAGATACGGCAAAACATTCATGCACGGCGCAATCGGCCCCCGTTCTTACCGTAACGACCCGGCAGACCCGCTGCTGCCGACAACGGTTCATCAGATTGCTTCCATTACCAAGTCAATTACCTCCGTGGCGATTGCCAAGCTGGTGGAGGATGGCGTACTGCGGCTGGATCTGCCTGTGGGCATGTTCCTGAAGCCGTTTGATGTGGAGCCGTTCAGCAAAATCGATATTTACAGCCTGCTGACCCATACCTCCGGCCTGTTCCCGGACTGTGCGAGCGACCTGATTCCTTACCATAAGTCTTACTGGGAACGGGTTGGCGAATATTTTGAGCAATACAAACCGGAGGACGGCGAGCCGGACTGGATCACAGCCGCGCTGAGCTGCGGGATTGACAACCCGGTCGGCCAGGAATGGCAATACTGCTCCTTCGGCTTCTGTATTCTTGGCGAGATTATTAAGAAGGTTACAGGCATGACTGCTGAACAGTACATAGAAGAGCAGATTCTGAAGCCGCTTGGCATGAATGATACGATGTGGGAGCCGACTCCCGAGCTGGCCAAGCGCTTCATACTCAGAAGTGAACGGAAGGAAAAGCACTGGAATAACGTCATCCATGGCACTGTGCCCGAGCCCCCTCCGGCAGAGAAGCTGTGGGAGAACGTATCCAGTACAGGGGGAGGCCTCTCCTCCACCCCGGCTGACCTCATCCGCTTCGCCAATATGCTGCTGGGCATGGGCACCCTGGACGGCACCCGCATTCTGGGCCGCAAGGCTGTTGAGAAGCTCACCACCCGTACCCTTTACGGCGTGCCCGACTACTGCTGGGGGAACAACACCAAGGACCGCAGCTACGGGATTGGCCTCGATATGCGTCAGGGTCCCGCCTTCTTCTATTCGCAGGGCAGTTATTTCCATGAAGGCGCCGGGGCCTGCTGCATGGTGATGGACCCTGCAGAGCAGCTGGCGGCGGTCTGGTTCGTGCCATTCGCTGACGATAACTGGCACGCGGAAGCCCTGTTCAATGTCACCAATATCATCTGGTCCGGACTGAGCTGA